A single region of the Gemella sp. zg-570 genome encodes:
- the rpoE gene encoding DNA-directed RNA polymerase subunit delta — protein MTELKKVNSLSITEQCYQYIVENDIKRLNIYDFFDYIKPQLNLSEEEFISQMSYFYTDLNVDGRFVCVEDGNWMLKEKLSLEDVQNFTEPSISTYSLDEEDFDLSEEYEEEITDEVDELLKDEEEDEEDEDLYNEYGRDEIVSKFSVDSEEEF, from the coding sequence ATGACAGAATTAAAAAAAGTAAATAGTTTATCAATCACAGAACAATGCTATCAATATATTGTAGAAAATGATATTAAAAGATTAAACATTTATGACTTTTTTGATTATATCAAACCACAATTAAACTTATCAGAGGAAGAATTTATATCACAAATGTCTTATTTCTATACTGACTTAAATGTTGACGGACGTTTTGTCTGTGTAGAAGATGGTAACTGGATGTTAAAAGAAAAATTATCTTTAGAAGATGTACAAAATTTTACAGAACCGAGTATAAGCACTTACTCATTAGATGAAGAAGATTTCGATTTATCAGAAGAATATGAAGAAGAAATTACTGATGAAGTTGATGAGCTTCTAAAAGATGAGGAAGAAGACGAAGAAGATGAAGACCTATATAATGAATATGGAAGAGATGAAATAGTATCT
- a CDS encoding 5'-methylthioadenosine/adenosylhomocysteine nucleosidase, whose protein sequence is MIALIGAMPEEVAIIKSEIKDLSIEKKAHVEFYLGKYLEKEIILMLSKPGKVNAAIATSLLLDNYNIDYVINIGSCGSLDNKLEIGDMIVGTEISYFDVDARHFGYRFGQVPQMPASYKSATDLVKKAENISLSNNNIHFGLVGTSDSFISDENRKKEILKYFPKMLVVDMEAAAIAQTCYNFGVKFIICRSVSDKAEEGSRITFDEFLQIAAENSSKLTTELIKQL, encoded by the coding sequence ATGATAGCTTTAATTGGTGCAATGCCAGAAGAAGTTGCTATTATTAAATCTGAAATAAAAGATTTAAGCATAGAAAAAAAAGCCCATGTAGAATTTTATTTGGGAAAATATTTAGAAAAAGAAATAATACTTATGCTTTCTAAACCGGGTAAAGTAAATGCAGCTATTGCCACTTCTTTATTACTTGATAACTATAATATTGATTATGTTATAAATATTGGTTCTTGTGGTTCTTTGGATAATAAATTAGAAATTGGCGATATGATAGTGGGAACAGAAATATCTTACTTTGATGTTGATGCAAGACATTTCGGTTATAGATTTGGACAAGTACCCCAGATGCCAGCTTCATACAAAAGTGCTACTGACTTAGTAAAAAAAGCTGAAAATATTAGTTTATCAAATAACAATATTCACTTTGGTCTAGTTGGCACATCGGATTCTTTTATTTCTGATGAGAATAGAAAAAAAGAAATTTTAAAATATTTTCCAAAAATGTTGGTTGTAGACATGGAGGCTGCAGCCATAGCCCAAACTTGTTATAACTTTGGCGTGAAGTTTATAATATGTAGAAGTGTTAGCGACAAGGCAGAAGAAGGAAGTAGAATTACCTTTGATGAGTTTTTACAAATTGCAGCTGAAAATTCTTCTAAACTAACTACGGAATTAATAAAACAATTATAG
- a CDS encoding U32 family peptidase, translating into MAIPKISEIINGKRVITRKPELLMPAGNLEKLKVAVHYGADAIFLGGQEFGLRSNADNFTIEEIKEGCEFAKGYGADIYVTANIIAHNENFGGLEEFLSALQDAGVRGIIVADPYIIETCRRVAPNVEIHISTQQSISNYKEVQYWESENVHRVVLARETGYEEIKEIREKTNVEIEMFVHGAMCIAYSGRCTLSNYMTARDSNRGGCCQSCRWNYDLYEEDKTEDTALYTEGSDPYAMSPKDLTLIESIPEIIELGIDSLKVEGRMKSIHYVATVASVYRKLIDDYCADPDNFEMTPAYKLELYKCANRDTASSFFYNIPTYKEQMFGNQGGKKTNFDFVGQVLHYDESSGIATIQQRNHFKTGDRVEFFGPEIESFEQVIGEIYDEDGDLIDAARHPLQIIRTKIDSRVFKQNMMRKEIGAR; encoded by the coding sequence ATGGCAATACCAAAAATTTCAGAAATAATTAATGGAAAAAGAGTAATAACGAGAAAACCAGAATTACTAATGCCAGCAGGTAATTTGGAAAAATTAAAGGTTGCAGTTCACTATGGAGCTGATGCAATTTTTCTTGGTGGTCAAGAATTTGGTCTGCGAAGTAATGCAGATAATTTCACTATCGAAGAAATAAAAGAGGGTTGCGAATTTGCTAAGGGTTACGGAGCAGATATTTATGTAACAGCAAACATTATAGCCCACAATGAAAATTTTGGCGGCTTAGAAGAATTTTTATCAGCCTTGCAAGATGCAGGTGTTAGAGGAATAATAGTAGCTGACCCTTACATAATAGAAACTTGTAGAAGAGTTGCTCCTAATGTAGAAATACATATAAGCACACAGCAATCAATTTCTAATTATAAGGAAGTGCAATACTGGGAAAGTGAAAATGTTCACCGAGTAGTTTTAGCAAGAGAAACTGGTTATGAAGAAATTAAAGAAATTCGTGAAAAAACAAATGTAGAAATAGAAATGTTTGTACATGGTGCTATGTGTATAGCCTACTCGGGCAGATGTACCTTGAGTAATTATATGACGGCTAGAGATAGTAACAGGGGTGGTTGTTGTCAATCGTGTCGCTGGAATTATGACTTGTATGAAGAAGATAAGACAGAAGATACAGCACTTTATACAGAAGGTTCCGACCCTTACGCCATGAGTCCAAAAGATTTAACTCTAATAGAGAGTATACCAGAAATTATAGAATTAGGTATTGATTCTTTAAAGGTAGAGGGGCGTATGAAATCTATACACTATGTTGCAACTGTTGCTAGTGTTTATAGAAAATTAATAGATGATTACTGTGCCGATCCAGATAATTTTGAAATGACACCAGCCTACAAATTAGAATTGTATAAATGTGCTAACAGGGATACAGCTTCATCATTTTTCTACAATATACCAACTTACAAAGAACAAATGTTTGGTAATCAAGGTGGCAAGAAAACAAATTTTGATTTCGTAGGACAGGTTTTACACTATGATGAAAGTAGTGGAATAGCAACTATTCAACAAAGAAATCATTTCAAAACTGGTGATAGGGTAGAATTTTTTGGCCCCGAGATAGAAAGTTTTGAACAGGTTATTGGCGAAATCTATGACGAAGATGGCGACTTGATAGACGCTGCAAGACACCCGCTACAAATTATCAGAACAAAAATTGATAGTAGGGTATTCAAGCAAAATATGATGAGAAAAGAAATTGGAGCAAGATAA
- the udk gene encoding uridine kinase yields MNKPLVIGIVGGSGSGKTTVTKRIIEELTKDKVVLIEQDYYYKDQSHMTMEERIKTNYDHPDAFDNEYLCSQLKELIAGKTVEMPRYDYVNHTRSKETVIQESKEVIILEGLFGLYSKTIREFLDIKIFVDTPSDIRILRRLLRDMNERGRSVESVINQYLTSVRPMHEQYIQPTKQYADIIIPDGGYNDIAVDILITKIKSILEK; encoded by the coding sequence ATGAATAAACCTTTAGTTATCGGTATAGTTGGTGGAAGTGGTAGCGGAAAAACTACTGTTACCAAAAGAATTATAGAAGAATTAACCAAAGATAAAGTTGTATTAATTGAACAAGATTATTATTACAAAGACCAAAGTCATATGACCATGGAAGAAAGAATAAAAACTAATTACGACCACCCAGATGCATTTGATAATGAATACTTATGTTCTCAACTTAAAGAATTAATTGCAGGAAAAACTGTTGAAATGCCAAGATATGATTATGTAAATCACACAAGAAGTAAAGAAACAGTTATTCAAGAATCAAAAGAAGTTATTATTTTAGAGGGCTTATTCGGTTTGTATTCAAAGACTATAAGAGAATTTTTAGATATAAAAATTTTTGTAGATACACCCAGTGATATAAGAATATTACGTCGCTTGCTTAGAGATATGAACGAAAGAGGTCGTAGTGTTGAATCTGTAATTAATCAATACTTAACTTCAGTAAGACCTATGCACGAACAATATATACAACCGACTAAACAATATGCAGATATAATAATTCCTGATGGTGGTTATAACGACATAGCAGTAGATATATTAATAACAAAAATTAAATCAATACTAGAAAAATAA
- the greA gene encoding transcription elongation factor GreA: protein MEENLEYQMTQEGYDKLIAELEHYKKVKRPEVIEKIKIARSFGDLSENSEYDAAKDEQGFIEQKILEMEQMIRYAKIIEIDTSSNTIRLGHTVTYVEVPNGEEETYKIVGSAEANPFEFKISNESPVAQALLGKEVGDVVKVSLPTGPEDSIDIKILKVE, encoded by the coding sequence ATAGAAGAAAATTTAGAATATCAAATGACACAAGAAGGTTATGACAAGTTAATAGCAGAATTAGAACACTATAAAAAAGTAAAACGGCCAGAAGTTATAGAAAAAATAAAAATTGCACGTAGTTTTGGAGACTTGTCTGAGAACTCTGAGTATGATGCTGCAAAAGACGAACAAGGATTTATAGAGCAAAAAATTCTTGAAATGGAACAAATGATTCGTTATGCAAAAATTATTGAAATTGATACATCATCAAATACAATACGTTTGGGTCATACGGTAACTTATGTAGAAGTACCTAATGGTGAAGAAGAAACTTACAAGATAGTGGGTAGTGCAGAAGCAAATCCTTTTGAATTTAAAATTTCTAATGAATCTCCAGTGGCTCAAGCCTTGTTGGGTAAAGAAGTTGGCGATGTGGTAAAAGTTTCTCTACCTACTGGTCCAGAAGATTCAATCGATATTAAAATTTTGAAAGTTGAGTAA
- the argS gene encoding arginine--tRNA ligase, with the protein MKAKIINLLKSSVEKIGAADIDIYVETPKNIGNGDFSSNIAMQLTKILRKNPRIIAEEIINNIEENSFVEKIEIAGPGFINFFVNKSNLADILSEVFQKNENFGENQTGNNEKILLEYVSANPTGDLHVGHARNGAVADSLARIMKKSSYDVTREFYVNDAGKQIKNLSMSADARYKQALGLDVQMPEDAYNGKDIVKLGQVLAKEYGDSLLSKKEDEYLKFLRSYSVNYQLEKLKNDLKDFRVEFDNFYSETSLYESGKVKATLEKLEELGHLYKLDGATWLRTTELLTGDDKDRVLIKADGAYTYFTPDIAYHKDKFDRGFEKLINLFGADHHGYVPRLKASVNATGYNSNNLEILIMQLVRLLENGQEVKMSKRTGKSITIRDLIDEVGVDAARYFLVMRSADAHLDFDFTLAKEQSSDNPLYYVQYAHARICSILRQADEQKIEARQYNKELLTDDYSVEILKNLAYFPEVVAQAAKSYEPHRVCNYMQNLAASLHKFYGNKKVITDNKEQTASYLALIKAVKITIKNALELIGVNAPEKM; encoded by the coding sequence ATGAAAGCAAAAATTATTAATTTACTTAAGTCATCTGTTGAAAAAATAGGTGCAGCAGATATTGATATTTATGTAGAAACTCCAAAAAATATAGGTAATGGAGATTTTTCTAGTAATATAGCAATGCAACTTACAAAAATTCTAAGAAAAAATCCTAGAATTATTGCTGAAGAAATAATAAATAATATTGAAGAAAATAGTTTTGTAGAAAAAATTGAAATAGCAGGTCCAGGTTTTATTAATTTTTTTGTAAATAAATCTAATCTTGCTGATATTCTTTCTGAAGTTTTTCAAAAAAATGAAAATTTTGGAGAAAATCAAACAGGAAATAATGAGAAAATTTTATTAGAGTATGTATCAGCCAATCCGACAGGAGATTTACACGTTGGTCATGCTCGTAATGGAGCGGTAGCAGATTCTTTAGCTAGGATTATGAAAAAATCTTCTTATGACGTTACAAGAGAATTTTACGTCAATGATGCTGGTAAGCAAATTAAGAATTTAAGCATGTCAGCTGACGCTAGATACAAACAAGCTCTAGGTCTTGATGTACAAATGCCAGAAGACGCCTATAATGGAAAAGATATTGTAAAATTAGGGCAAGTTTTGGCTAAAGAATATGGAGATAGTCTTTTAAGTAAAAAAGAAGATGAATATCTTAAATTCTTGCGTTCATATTCAGTAAATTATCAGCTAGAAAAATTAAAAAATGATTTGAAAGATTTTAGGGTAGAGTTTGATAATTTTTACAGTGAAACTTCCTTGTACGAAAGTGGCAAGGTAAAAGCAACGCTAGAAAAATTAGAAGAACTAGGGCATCTATATAAATTAGACGGTGCAACTTGGTTAAGAACTACTGAATTATTAACAGGAGATGATAAAGACAGAGTTCTTATAAAAGCAGACGGTGCCTATACATATTTCACACCCGATATTGCCTATCACAAGGATAAATTCGACAGAGGTTTTGAAAAATTAATAAATTTATTTGGGGCCGACCATCACGGCTATGTTCCAAGACTTAAAGCATCTGTAAATGCAACTGGTTATAATTCAAACAATTTAGAAATTTTGATTATGCAACTTGTAAGATTACTTGAAAATGGTCAAGAAGTAAAAATGAGTAAGCGTACAGGTAAATCAATAACCATAAGAGATTTAATTGATGAAGTTGGAGTAGATGCTGCACGTTATTTCTTGGTTATGCGTAGTGCAGATGCCCATCTCGATTTTGATTTTACCTTAGCCAAAGAACAAAGTAGTGATAATCCACTTTACTACGTTCAATATGCCCACGCTCGTATATGTTCAATCTTGCGTCAAGCAGATGAACAAAAAATAGAAGCTAGACAATATAATAAAGAACTTTTAACAGATGATTATTCTGTGGAAATATTAAAAAATCTAGCCTATTTCCCAGAAGTAGTAGCTCAGGCTGCAAAAAGTTATGAACCGCACAGGGTATGTAATTATATGCAAAATCTTGCAGCATCCCTCCACAAGTTTTATGGTAACAAGAAGGTAATTACTGACAACAAAGAACAAACAGCTAGTTATCTTGCCCTAATAAAAGCTGTAAAAATAACAATTAAAAATGCTTTAGAATTAATAGGAGTTAATGCTCCAGAAAAAATGTAA